The DNA window TGTTTAATATTAATTCTAAAGTGGCATACTTCTTTATTCAGGAAGCCGGTAAAAAATTAAATGACAATGGTAAGATATGTACAATTGTAACATCATTATTAGCTGCTTACACAGGGTTGTACTCAACATATGCAGGAGCAAAAGCACCTGTAGAACATTTTACTAGAATGGCTTCCAAAGAATTTGGTGATCGTGGGATCTCCGTAACAGCCGTAGCACCCGGACCAATGGATACTCCTTTCTTTTACGGACAAGAAAATAATGATGCTGTAAACTATCATAAATCTGCTTCTGCATTAGGAGGCTTAACTGATATAAAAGATATAGCACCATTAATAGAATTTTTAGTAAGTGATGGCTGGTGGATTACAGGCCAAACCATATTTGCAAATGGAGGATATACCACCAGATAAGTGACCAAAAAATGATGAAAAAAGCGATTGTGAAAACTGTCGCTTTTTTTATTATACCTGTTTAAATGCCCCTGGATAGACCTCAATAGCTGTTAATATAAATTAATATAAATAGGTTATGTTGTTAAATTATTTGATTTTCAATGAATAAGGTTAAAATGTTATATACATAATATATTTTCGATGAAAATTAAAAGTAATCGATGTGAAATATTTATATATTTGTTTACTAAACAACTAATAATTTAAAGGATGAATATTAATTTTGCAACAGCAACTTTTAAGGATTTTGAGAACATTCCAGATTACGATATTAATCAAAGAGCAGAGTATTTTTATGAATTTCTAGATCATATGAAGTCCAGAGGACACATGAATTACAGATTGAAAAATACGTCGGGAACCAATGCAACATTAAATATAAATATTGCCAACCAAAATAAGGAGTATGTAAGCTTTGTTTCCAGTGACTATTTAGGGTTTACACAACACCCGAAAATAAAGCAGGCTGCTATTGAAGGGATTGAAAAATATGGAACAGGCACAGGAGCCACACCGCTTATTGGTGGGTACTTCGATTACCACTATGCTTTAGAAAAAAGAATTTCTAGTTTTTTTGGGAGAAATGAAGATGAAGCAGTATTATTTACGACCGGGTATACGGCGAATAGTGCAACTTTACAGATTTTAATGCAGAAAGAAGATATTGCAATTTTAGATATGGCTGTACATGCCAGCGTTCATGAAGGATGTGCTTTTACAAATAAAAAAACATTTCCACACAATAATTTAGAAGCTTTGGAACACATTTTGAAGATATCTGAAAATATGTACCGTACGAAGCTTGTTGTTGTGGATGGTGTCTATTCACAAGATGGTGATACTTCTCGCATCAATGAGATATATGATCTTGTGAAAAAGTATAACGCCTATATCATGGTAGATGATGTACATGGTGTTGGAATTTTAGGAGAAACAGGAAGAGGTACCCTTGAGCAGGCAGGTTTGCTGGATAAAGTAGATTTTATAACTGGTACATTTAGTAAAACTTTCGGTAACCTTGGAGGATTTGTGATCGCTAATAAAAAAATAGCATCATTTCTTAAATTTCAATCCCGACAGCAAATTTTTTCCGCAACAGCACCGCCTTCTTCAGCAGGAATAGTTAAAGCTATTGATTTGATAGATGAAGAACCGATTTGGAGAGAAAAACTTTGGAATAATATCAATTATTTTAAAAAAGGACTCGATGATTTGGGATTGGATACCGGAATTACCTGCTCAGCTATTATTCCTGTGAAAATAGGAGATCAAAGTAAAATGTGGGATATCGGTAGAATATTAATTGAAAAAGGAGTTTATACGAATCCTATTATGTATCCCGCTGTGCCGAGGAAAGATGCACGTATCCGAATGAGTGTAACGGCAAGACATGAAAAAGAACATCTAGATAAAACACTCAATGTATTTGATGATATTAATAAAAAATTGCATATTGCGAAAAAATAAATAATTATGCCTAGAAAAGTGGTGCAAGGTCCCATTAGGGACAAAGAGAAAACAAAACAAAAACTGCTTGCAGCAGTTGGTAAAATTTTGAGAGTAAAAGGTTATTCAGGCCTGAAAGTAAGTAAAATTGCAGCTGTAGCCGGATTTGATAAAAAACTGATCTATGAGTATTTTGGTAGTACTGATAAACTTATTGATGAATATATAAAGTCTCAGGATTATTGGAGCAAGTTTAGCCCCAATATAGAAGAAGAAAAAGCTACTACTATTGGTAAAGAGGCTTTAACACAAGGGATTCTTACTCAGTTTGAGAGCTTAAAGAAAAATAAAGAACTTCAGAAAATCATCCTTTGGGAGCTTTCAGAAAGTAAACCGATCCTTCGAAAACTAGTACAGGAAAGAGAAGATGTAGGAGCTAATTTATTCGAAAATGTTACAGATCCTTATTTTGGAAAAAATGCAAAGAGATTTAGAGCAATTATGGCTTTGATTGTTTCAGGAGCTTATTATTTAAATCTATATCCTGCATATAATGCAACTGAATTTTGTGGACTTAATATGAAGACCGATGAAGGAAGATCTGAAATTGAGAAAGCTATTGTTGATATTATAGATTTTGCTTACCAGAAAAAAGATGATCAATAAGATTTACCGGTTTGATTAAAAATAAATTTGTGGATAATTTGAAAACTTTTGGCTTTCAGATTAGAAGTATATTTCTTATTTTTGACCAATGGAAAATTTCATAGTATCTGCAAGAAAATATCGCCCACAAGAGTTTGACACTGTTGTTGGGCAGTCCCACATTACAGATACTTTAGAACATGCAATTGAAGAGAACCAATTAGCGCAGGCTTTGCTATTTTGCGGGCCTCGTGGTGTTGGTAAGACTACATGTGCCAGAATCCTGGCCAGAAAGATCAACGAAAAAGATGGTTCCGTTTCAGAAGATGGTTTTGCTTATAACATTTATGAGCTTGATGCTGCCTCTAATAACTCAGTTGATGATATTCGTGAACTGATCGATCAGGTTCGTTTTGCACCTCAGGTTGGCCAGTATAAGGTATATATTATTGATGAGGTACATATGCTGTCTTCTGCAGCCTTCAATGCTTTTCTTAAAACACTTGAAGAGCCTCCTGCACATGCAATTTTTATTCTGGCAACCACGGAAAAGCATAAGATCATTCCTACGATTTTATCCCGTTGTCAGATTTATGATTTTAAAAGGATCGTTATAGAAGATATTCAAGGGCATTTGAGGACTATTGCCCAAAAAGAGAATATTCAATATGAAGACGATGCTTTATATCTTATTGCACAAAAGGCAGATGGTGCGTTAAGAGATGCCCTTTCTATTTTTGATAGACTTTCTACATTTTCTCAAAAGAACATTACACTTGCTAAAGCAGCAGAAGTACTTAATATTCTGGACTATGACCAATATCTGAATATTTTAGATCTTGCTAAAGAAAATAAAATTCCAGAAGTCCTTTTTGCATTTAATGAAATTGTAAAGAAAGGCTTTGACCCTCATATATTCATTGCAGGATTAGGAAATCACTGCAGAGATCTTATGATGGCTCAGAATACTTCAACAATCGACTTAATTGAGGTAGGTGAAAAAACAAAGATTAAATTTGTTGAGCAAAGCCAGAAATGGAATGCACAACAATTGATTGATGCTATTGAGATCTGCAACCATGCGGATATTAATTATAAAAATTCTAAAAATCCCAGACTTACTGTAGAAATTGCATTAATGCAATTGTCTTCTCTGACGGCTCAAGGAGACGTTGCTAAAAAAAAAAGTTTATAATATTAGCTCCATTTCTTAGTGAAAAACAGGAAATAAAACTTCCTCAGAAAGAGAAGCCACAGCCAATTAAAGAAGAAAAAACTGAACAACCTTCTGGTTCAGGTGATATTCCTCAGGAAATTGTTGTTAAAAAAACATCCAAACCCTTGTCAAAGCAAGGTTTTTCATCTGGATTCAGTATTAATTCCTTCATTAATAAAGAGGAAAAAGAAAAGAAAGAAGAAACGGTTGTTACTAAAACAGATAATCTGCCACAACATCATTTTACGGAAACAGATCTGCTAATGGAATGGAATTTGTTCTTGAAACAAATCCAATTCAAACAAGCCGTTGTTTATAATGCTGTTAAATCATTTAAACTGGTTAAAATTGACGAGAGTAATGTTCAGGTTTTATACCCCTCGGACTCCGCAAAAGTTGAATTTGATAAAATAAGTGGCGAATTTTTCAATCATTTTAAAAGAAAAGTACTTAATTATTCTATTGAAATTGATTATAAAAAAGACATTCAAAATCTTAAGATAGAGGTTGTTACGAAGAAAAAGATATTTGAAAAGTTTATAGAGAAAAATCCTTTACTAAAAGATCTTGATGATTTAATGAAGTTTGATTTGTCATAATTTTATATCTTTGTCAAATATTTTTGTTTAAAATAAGTTTTTGACAAAAACAAATTATTAATTGTAAAGCTAGAAATAGACGATTCACAGTATAAAGTGGAAAAATTATTTATCCCATATCTGTCTACTTTAAACCTTTTTGGTTTTATATCCGCTGATTATTTTAGCGGCTATTTTAGCTTTTCGGCTACTTATTATAGAAATTTTAGAAGTTATTACCGATTTTATTGGTATTACTAATTAAATTTCTTTCCAAAAAATAGGAATAAAAGGTCTTCTCATTTTAATTCCTGATCCCATTAAAAATTTTTAAACGGCATTTTTTGAAAAGAATTATAAAGTAAATTTTATAAGGGAAGAACTATTTGTGTATAATATTAAAAATAAAAAATAAATTAACAATATGACTTTAAAAGATTTAAAAAACGATTGGATTAATGAGTTTTCACAACCATTAATGATTGCTGGACCTTGTAGTGCTGAAAGTGAAGCTCAAATGTTGGAGACGGCAAAAAGAATTAGAGAAACAAATGCTCAGGTTCCTATTTTCCGCGCTGGTATCTGGAAACCCCGCACCAAACCCAATGGTTTTGAAGGAGTAGGAGTGATCGGATTAAACTGGTTGAAAAAAGTAAAAGAAGAATATGGCTTTAAAACCGCTACAGAAGTTGCTAATGCACATCACGTTTTTGCAGCATTAGAAGCAGATGTAGATATTCTTTGGATCGGAGCACGTTCTACTGTAAATCCATTCACAGTTCAGGAAATTGCAATGGCCTTGAGAGGAACTGAGAAGACAGTATTGGTTAAAAACCCGGTAAATCCAGATTTAGCTTTGTGGATAGGAGCCTTAGAAAGACTATTAGGACAAGGAATTCAAAATCTTGGTGCTATTCATAGAGGTTTCTCAACATACCAAAAAACTAAATACAGAAATAATCCTAACTGGCAGATTGCTTTAGATTTTAAAAGTCAGTTTCCAAATATTCCAATGTTAATTGACCCTTCTCATATCTGTGGAAACAGAACAGGATTAGCAGATGTTACCCAGGAAGCTATGAATGTTGGTTACCAGGGAGCTATTATCGAGAGTCACTGTAATCCTGACGAAGCATGGAGCGATGCTTCACAGCAAATTACTCCGGAAGTTTTAGCGGAATTAATAGGTAATTTGAAAATAAGAAACTCTGGATTAGCAGGATTTGATGGAGAAATGGGTAGACACAGAACATTAATTTCTGATCTCGATTTTCAATTAATCGAACTGCTTTCTCAAAGAATGAAAGTTTCTGAAAAGATTGGTAAACTTAAAAAAGAAAATGATATCGCTATTTTCCAGCCTGAACGGTGGAAAGTAATTACTGAATATGCTACTCAGAAAGCTAAAGAAACAGGAATGTCTCAGGAATTTATTGAGAAAGTTTTCAAAGCGATTCACGAAGAATCTATTGAAGTACAGAATAATATTATGATCGACAGATAATTAGAAACAGGATTAATATTTTTAGGGCTTAGGAACTAGGGATGGAAAATAATAGTATTATATGTTATATTTCTAAACCTGAATCCTAAGCCCTAATTCCTTATATTTGCAGTCAATAAAATATGAAAGGAAAAATAATTAAATCTACAGGAAGTTGGTATCAGGTTTTGGAAATGGAAACCGGTAGAATTTTCGAGGCCAGAATTCGCGGAAAATTCAAACTGATAAAAACCCGTCTTACCAATCCACTTGCTGTAGGAGATTATGTGGAATTTCAACTTGAACAGGATGATATCGCATGGATTACTAAAATAGAACCACGTAAAAACTACCTGATCAGAAAATCTGTTAACCTTTCAAAAGAAGCTCATATTATTGCATCCAATATTGATATGGCATGCTTTATCTTTACACTTAAGCATCCTGAAACATCCCTGGGGTTTTTAGATAGATTTCTGGCATGTTGTGAAGCTTATAATATAACACCATTAATTTTATTCAATAAAATAGATGTCTTAAATGAAGAGGAAATAGAGATCGTAAAAGATATCGAATTTACTTATCAGGAAATTGGATATGATTCATTAGAAATTTCTTCTTATTCAAGGCTTAATTTAGAAGATTTAGAGGAGATTTTAAAAGATAAAACATCGGTGTTTTTTGGGCATTCAGGATGTGGGAAATCTACCTTAGTGAATGCTTTACAACCAGGACTGAATTTAAAAACTTCTGAAATATCAGATTCTCATCTTAAAGGAAAACATACTACCACCTTTGCTCAAATGCATTTTTGGGCTTTTGGCGGGAATGTAATAGATACACCAGGCGTGAGAGAGTTTGCGATGATTGATATCCAGAAAGAAGAAGTACAGCATTATTTTCCTGAAATTTTTAGAAAAAGAAAAGAATGTAAATTTCACAATTGCATGCATGTTAATGAACCAAAATGTGCCGTTCTTGATGCGATTGAAACTGGAGAGATTCAGTATTCAAGATATTCTACATATATAAAACTGATGGATGAAGCAGAAGAAGCTTCTCAAAAATAATCTTCTTCATGAGCCAGGAAAAACATATTCCTATCCATAATCTAACATATCAGGAATTTCAGCTGACAACCCTGGAAGGGGGACATCCCGAAAATTTTGATGATATTCACCGGCATAACTTTTTTGAAATCCTCTGGTTCAATAAGGTTAAAGAAGACAGCCAGCTGGAGTTGGATTTTGAGCACTACACGATCAAAAACAATCAGATATGCATTATAGCTCCGGGGCAGGTATTTAATATGAAGCTTCGTGGTGAGAAAGGCTATGTTTTTGCCATCAGTAGAGAAATTTTTCAGGAAATTTGTGAGATAGAGGTTATTTTAACCAGTGGCACGCAGCCTTTCTTTTTAGATACAGCAAGTCAAAAGACCTGTCATGGTCTGATAAAACTCCTTGAGCAGGAATATCATGGAAGTTCCCGTATGAATTTGATCAAAGCTTATCTTAAAGCTTTTTGCATCATTATTACTGAAGATCTTACCTCGCAGGAATCTTTAGTGAATGATAAACTGCGCATTCAAAACCTGATTGTTCTGATTGAAGAATATTATATCACAGAAAGGGAAACCAAGTTTTACGCAGAAAAACTTAATGTAAGCACTCATCATCTTAATGATATTGTTCGTATTTCAAGGGCAACTACAGTGAAAAAGATGATTGCCCAACGGATTTTACTGGAAGCTAAAAGAGAACTAAGCTTTGGAGCTTTAACGATAAAAGAAGTTGCTTTTAAATTAGGATTTAATGAAGCTTCTTATTTTTCAAGGTTTTTTAAAAAGCAAACAGGATATAATCCGGAACATTTTAAAAGTATAAAAGATCAATTCTAAGGAAATCTTCAGTTTGTGCTGGTATCCCCTCAGTTGTTTTATTGGGTCTTCCTTTTTTTTATAAGAATTTTGCACATCGTAGAAGTCATAATGTTGGCGAATAATGATTTAAAAATTCTTTATGAAAAACCTGAGTATTATTGTATTTATTTTAGCTCTTTTGAACACCCTTGAGTCCTTGAGTATCGATTTATATTTACCTGCTTTTCCAAGTATGGCAAAAATCTTTCAGACAGATATTGGCCACATACAAATTTCTATTTCCATTTTTTTTGCAGGTTTTGCTATTGGACAGCTGTTGTGGGGACCATTATCCGATAAAAAAGGAAGAAAGCCAATGCTTTATTGTGGTTTAATTCTTTTCATTGTGGGAGCAGTTGCTATTATTTTCACTGAAAATATTTATGTATTGTGGATGATGCGTTTTCTTCAGGCCTTTGGAGGAAGTGCGGGTATCGTTATTGGCAGAGCAATTGTGATCGATTTATATGACAAAGAAAAGGCAGTAACTATTTTTTCTAAACAATCGCAGATAAGTGGGATCGCACCCATTGTAGCGCCGCTTTTGGGAAGTATATTTCTTAGATTCTGGGGGTGGAACAGTGCATTCAGTTTCTTAAGTATTTTAGGAGCTTTAACCTTATTACTGGTCGCTAAGTATGTGCCGGAAACCAATTCAAGGATAACATCGCCTGAAACTAAATTAAAACATCAGTTAAAAATTATCATTTCAAATGGAGATTTTATAAGCAATACCATCATTGGAAGTATCGCTTTTGCTTCATTGATTATTTATATTTCCAATGCTCCGTTACTATTTATGGAAATTCATGGGTTCTCCAGTGAAGTATTCAGCTTTATATTTGCTTTTAATTCGATGGCGTTGATATTTGCTGCATATATAACACCGAAATTAACGCAAAGGATAAGGGATACGAAAATTTTATTATCTGCAGCAATTTTGCTTCTTTCTATGAGTTGCCTACATTTGATAGTATCAATAGTGCAGTTGAATGTAGGTTTGGAAGTAGCAGTCTTATTTTCCTCCCTTATAGCAATAGGTCTTCTGTTTCCTATTACTACGGCACATGCATTGTCTCCTTTTAAAGAAGGACGTGGAACAGCTGCGGCATTAATGGGGTTTATGCAGTTGATGGTTACTTTCTTAATGTCAGCATTAGTTGGTCTTTTAGAATCTAAATCGGTCATGCCAATGATTATTGCGCGTATTTTACTTGCAGCAATTGCAGTATATTTTGCTTATTATACTTTTTCCCGGAAAAAAGTTTTGGCATAATACATAAATATTAATTCAAAATGAATAATTTATGACAAAATTGAGTAATTCTGAATGAAATTATGCCATTTATGCTATCATATTTGAGAGCATTTTTTGAACAATAAATTATTGATTTTTACCTTTTTTGGATTTTAGGCGAAGATTTTGGGGATTTTTTCGCAAAGGTTAGTAGGAAATTTTATGAGTATTCATAATAAAAAACCCAGCCGAAGCTGGGTAAAAACTAATAACCATGAAAACTCAAATTAAACATGAGAATCGCAATAAAATAAACAATTACTGTGCCAAGATTTATTTCGCATTTCTTAATAAAAGTTATTTTTATGTTAAAAAAAAATTAAAATAGAAGTAAGAATATTTTTTTGTAATTTTGCGCCATTAAAAAAAATATACATTTATGTCTAACATTACATTCACTATGATTAAGCCTGACGCAGTAGCAGATGGACATATCGGTGCTATATTAGGTAAAATTGCAGAAGGAGGTTTTAAAATCAAAGCTTTAAAATTAACTCAACTTACTGTTGCTGATGCAAAAAAATTCTACGAAGTACATGCTGAAAGACCATTCTATGGGGAATTAGTAGAGTTTATGAGTTCAGGTCCAATCGTAGCAGCTGTTTTAGAAAAAGACAATGCTGTTGAAGATTTCAGAACTCTAATTGGTGCTACTAACCCAGCTGAGGCTGCAGAAGGTACTATTAGAAAAATGTTCGCAAGAAGCATTGGAGAGAACGCGGTTCACGGTTCAGATTCTAATGAAAATGCTCTTATTGAAGCACAATTCCATTTTTCTGGAAGAGAGATTTTTTAAGATAAAAGATTTTTTCAAAATATAAAATCCGGGGATTATTCTCCGGATTTCTGTTTTACAAAAAGGTAGGGTGTGGATAGCCTCAGCCAGCAATGTTGTTACAGGTTACTTTCGATAGCACCTACTTTTTCCCTGTATAACTCAATAGGTTTATCAAGTAATACGGCAATAATAGTCATATTCCTATCCAATCTTTCTTTTGGAGCATCAATATAAATAATTCCCGGTCTGTCACTCCAATATAATTTATTAAAAATATGATGGCTGATCATAGAACCTTCACCAACAATTCTTATTCTTGAGATCCCATTTTTAATTCCCTTCAGGGCAATAGGTCCGCTGGGAATTCCTTCTACAAAAAGATAAAGGGTTTGTTTATCCTTCGAAAGGGTGCTCATTCCTGAATAGTGGCCACCTGGTAATCCTTTGCCGGTATCGAAAAGAGCTTCAGCATGTTTACTGATCCATGATAAAACTTCAGGGTTTGTATTTGGAGTTTTTGGAATGGTCATATCCATACCATCATTAGTAAGTCCAGAATGATCTAATACATTGTTTCCATCATTTATTTGGTTGGCAATGTTATAAATTGTCTCTTTTGTATTTTTATTGTTTATTACATCTGAGAGTGATTTTTTTTCTAGTGGGAAATCTTTTAATATTTTAAGTGGATCATTAAATGTTAATTGAACTACTGTTACATCCTCATCAAATTGCGTATTTGAAAGATTAAGGGTTAAAGTATTGTTTTTACTAAGATCAAAGTTTATTTTTGCTTTATTATCTCCGATGATTTTTGCAGAAATAGGTTTAGTTTTTATACCATAGATTTTCATGAGATCTTTGGCTTCCTCCAGATACAAAAAGAGGGATTTTCCATCAGCAGAAAGTGCTGATTTTCCTTTATAATTTTCAAAAGGTAATCCGCGTCGGGTAGCATAAATGGCTTCAGGGTATTTTGAAATCCATCGTCCCATATTCTTTAGAATTTTAACCTGTTCTTCAGAAACACTTCCATCAGCTTTCGGACCTATATCAAGTAGAAGGTTTCCACCCATACTTATTACATCTGCCAAAGTTCTTATCAGCATATTCGGGGTTTTATAATGAGTATCAAAAGGCTGATATCCCCATGAATCATTCATAGTATAACATAATTCCCAATATTTATTTTGTGGAGCAATTACGGGAATACCCTGTTCAGGAGTTTCATAATCTCCATGATTGTTTAATCTTGAATTAATGATAATATTCGGATTGAACTTTCTTAGATTTTCCAGCGTCTGTGAAGCTTGCCATTCTTCCGAAGTATGTTCCCAATCCCCATCAAACCATAATAAATCCGGCTTATACTGATTTGAAAGTTCATCTAATTGACTTTGGTAATACTGAATAAAACTTTGCCAGCGTTTAGGATCATTTTTAATTTCATACCTTTTTTTAATTCTTGTATTGATATCATAATAGGGATGACTCCAATCCGGAAGAGAATAGTAGAGTCCCGTTTTTATTCCTGATTTTTTAAGTTCAGTGACAAAAGGTGTTAAGACATCCTTTTTTGCTAAAGAATTTTCAGGAATGGTAATGGATTTTTCAGCTTTAGAATCCCAGAGTGAAACGCCATCATGATGTTTTGTAGTTATCACAGAATATTTAGCTCCGGATTCCTTAATTAGCTTTGCCCAATATTCAGGATCAAATTTCGATGCAGAAAACCCATTAAGCTGCTTCATGTAGTTTTCATGGTTAATATAATTATTAAAAAAGGACCATGATTCCGAAATTCCATCTACAGAATAAATTCCCCAATGGATAAAAATTCCAAGTTTAGCATCCTGAAACCATTCCATTTTCTTATTTTCAGTTGATAGGGATTGGGCATTCATATGGGCAGCTAATGACAATCCTAACAGGAACAATCCGGTAAATCTGCATTTCATGTTTTTTATTTTAATCTCAAAAATAGGAAAAAGTGTCTTACAAAACCCCTATTGATAAAGTGCTAATATGTTTTTCTCAATAAAAAAGTTTCAACTATAATCTTATCATAAAATAGATGGGAAAATTTTGTTTTTATTATAGTATTTTTGATATAATGCAATGGAATAATTCTTGTAACCATTCATTAAAATATAGATTATGAAAATACCAGCATTATTGATGGCAGGTTTAGTAACGGTAAGTTTATCTGCACAGACTACTACACCTACTGTAAAGAAAACTAAAAAGCCAATAAAGAAAGTAAGAAAAGCAGAGGTTCCTAAAAGTAATACAAGACCTATTGCTAAAAAAGATACTATTTTAAGAGGAAAGAACTATCCTTGCGTAGCATGTGGTATGGGTTAACTTATGAAAAAACCGCTATTAGGATTATCAATGATGGCTGAGGCAGATTTTGTTTCAGCTATTTTGCCTTTATTTGAAAACAACCAAATAGAAATTTTAGAATGGTCTTTTGATACTTTTTATGATGTAGAAGAACCTGAATGGCTAAAAGGTTTACTGGATTTTTATTCTCAAAATAACCGTTTGATCGGTCATGGTGTCTATTATTCCCTTTTTGATGCGAAATGGACAGAAAGACAG is part of the Chryseobacterium paludis genome and encodes:
- the rsgA gene encoding ribosome small subunit-dependent GTPase A; the protein is MKGKIIKSTGSWYQVLEMETGRIFEARIRGKFKLIKTRLTNPLAVGDYVEFQLEQDDIAWITKIEPRKNYLIRKSVNLSKEAHIIASNIDMACFIFTLKHPETSLGFLDRFLACCEAYNITPLILFNKIDVLNEEEIEIVKDIEFTYQEIGYDSLEISSYSRLNLEDLEEILKDKTSVFFGHSGCGKSTLVNALQPGLNLKTSEISDSHLKGKHTTTFAQMHFWAFGGNVIDTPGVREFAMIDIQKEEVQHYFPEIFRKRKECKFHNCMHVNEPKCAVLDAIETGEIQYSRYSTYIKLMDEAEEASQK
- a CDS encoding aminotransferase class I/II-fold pyridoxal phosphate-dependent enzyme, which gives rise to MNINFATATFKDFENIPDYDINQRAEYFYEFLDHMKSRGHMNYRLKNTSGTNATLNINIANQNKEYVSFVSSDYLGFTQHPKIKQAAIEGIEKYGTGTGATPLIGGYFDYHYALEKRISSFFGRNEDEAVLFTTGYTANSATLQILMQKEDIAILDMAVHASVHEGCAFTNKKTFPHNNLEALEHILKISENMYRTKLVVVDGVYSQDGDTSRINEIYDLVKKYNAYIMVDDVHGVGILGETGRGTLEQAGLLDKVDFITGTFSKTFGNLGGFVIANKKIASFLKFQSRQQIFSATAPPSSAGIVKAIDLIDEEPIWREKLWNNINYFKKGLDDLGLDTGITCSAIIPVKIGDQSKMWDIGRILIEKGVYTNPIMYPAVPRKDARIRMSVTARHEKEHLDKTLNVFDDINKKLHIAKK
- a CDS encoding TetR/AcrR family transcriptional regulator; this encodes MPRKVVQGPIRDKEKTKQKLLAAVGKILRVKGYSGLKVSKIAAVAGFDKKLIYEYFGSTDKLIDEYIKSQDYWSKFSPNIEEEKATTIGKEALTQGILTQFESLKKNKELQKIILWELSESKPILRKLVQEREDVGANLFENVTDPYFGKNAKRFRAIMALIVSGAYYLNLYPAYNATEFCGLNMKTDEGRSEIEKAIVDIIDFAYQKKDDQ
- a CDS encoding SDR family oxidoreductase, whose product is MSKNDLTGKVVLIAGGGKNLGGLLSRDFARKGAKLAIHYNSESSKQESEKTLAEVKALGAEAFLFQGDLTKVDNITKLFDETVKTYGGIDIAINTVGMVLKKPFVETTEAEYDSMFNINSKVAYFFIQEAGKKLNDNGKICTIVTSLLAAYTGLYSTYAGAKAPVEHFTRMASKEFGDRGISVTAVAPGPMDTPFFYGQENNDAVNYHKSASALGGLTDIKDIAPLIEFLVSDGWWITGQTIFANGGYTTR
- the dnaX gene encoding DNA polymerase III subunit gamma/tau yields the protein MENFIVSARKYRPQEFDTVVGQSHITDTLEHAIEENQLAQALLFCGPRGVGKTTCARILARKINEKDGSVSEDGFAYNIYELDAASNNSVDDIRELIDQVRFAPQVGQYKVYIIDEVHMLSSAAFNAFLKTLEEPPAHAIFILATTEKHKIIPTILSRCQIYDFKRIVIEDIQGHLRTIAQKENIQYEDDALYLIAQKADGALRDALSIFDRLSTFSQKNITLAKAAEVLNILDYDQYLNILDLAKENKIPEVLFAFNEIVKKGFDPHIFIAGLGNHCRDLMMAQNTSTIDLIEVGEKTKIKFVEQSQKWNAQQLIDAIEICNHADINYKNSKNPRLTVEIALMQLSSLTAQGDVAKKKSL
- a CDS encoding chorismate mutase; translated protein: MTLKDLKNDWINEFSQPLMIAGPCSAESEAQMLETAKRIRETNAQVPIFRAGIWKPRTKPNGFEGVGVIGLNWLKKVKEEYGFKTATEVANAHHVFAALEADVDILWIGARSTVNPFTVQEIAMALRGTEKTVLVKNPVNPDLALWIGALERLLGQGIQNLGAIHRGFSTYQKTKYRNNPNWQIALDFKSQFPNIPMLIDPSHICGNRTGLADVTQEAMNVGYQGAIIESHCNPDEAWSDASQQITPEVLAELIGNLKIRNSGLAGFDGEMGRHRTLISDLDFQLIELLSQRMKVSEKIGKLKKENDIAIFQPERWKVITEYATQKAKETGMSQEFIEKVFKAIHEESIEVQNNIMIDR
- a CDS encoding helix-turn-helix domain-containing protein; the encoded protein is MSQEKHIPIHNLTYQEFQLTTLEGGHPENFDDIHRHNFFEILWFNKVKEDSQLELDFEHYTIKNNQICIIAPGQVFNMKLRGEKGYVFAISREIFQEICEIEVILTSGTQPFFLDTASQKTCHGLIKLLEQEYHGSSRMNLIKAYLKAFCIIITEDLTSQESLVNDKLRIQNLIVLIEEYYITERETKFYAEKLNVSTHHLNDIVRISRATTVKKMIAQRILLEAKRELSFGALTIKEVAFKLGFNEASYFSRFFKKQTGYNPEHFKSIKDQF
- a CDS encoding nucleoside-diphosphate kinase, with protein sequence MSNITFTMIKPDAVADGHIGAILGKIAEGGFKIKALKLTQLTVADAKKFYEVHAERPFYGELVEFMSSGPIVAAVLEKDNAVEDFRTLIGATNPAEAAEGTIRKMFARSIGENAVHGSDSNENALIEAQFHFSGREIF
- a CDS encoding multidrug effflux MFS transporter; translation: MKNLSIIVFILALLNTLESLSIDLYLPAFPSMAKIFQTDIGHIQISISIFFAGFAIGQLLWGPLSDKKGRKPMLYCGLILFIVGAVAIIFTENIYVLWMMRFLQAFGGSAGIVIGRAIVIDLYDKEKAVTIFSKQSQISGIAPIVAPLLGSIFLRFWGWNSAFSFLSILGALTLLLVAKYVPETNSRITSPETKLKHQLKIIISNGDFISNTIIGSIAFASLIIYISNAPLLFMEIHGFSSEVFSFIFAFNSMALIFAAYITPKLTQRIRDTKILLSAAILLLSMSCLHLIVSIVQLNVGLEVAVLFSSLIAIGLLFPITTAHALSPFKEGRGTAAALMGFMQLMVTFLMSALVGLLESKSVMPMIIARILLAAIAVYFAYYTFSRKKVLA